From a single Schistosoma mansoni strain Puerto Rico chromosome 4, complete genome genomic region:
- a CDS encoding putative beta-1,4-galactosyltransferase: MFSKKKSSFRIYYAISKAVGLIFCTIFLLQIYFMRTTVNYVTLQNLTAEAIIPSNTTLDVCKQTCRTICKNIDSVPSSKVNALKPMGKMPFTGEFNEEMNPINDTFYPQSLDGSWMFKEETTDCSNVPQSGVAIIIVCRDRWKQLNNTLSSLIPVLQRQHLCYRIFVIEQKGTGILNKARLMNVGFIEARKRFYFNCAIFHDADLIPLDDRIPHGCDEETMESVVHLSVGVSTWNYILPYKSLIGGVLKISSAQFIQVNGYSNSYWGWGGEDDDLERRLKASNIVYKHIEKSIGRYLAQPHDKQVKGNIRSVLDLLENAVSRMLTDGLNSVKYKVSTYFEKQHYTYFLISLE; this comes from the coding sequence ATGTTTTCCAAGAAGAAATCATCGTTCAGAATTTACTATGCAATTTCTAAAGCAGTCGGATTAATATTTTGTACAATTttcttattacaaatatatttcatgCGTACCACTGTCAATTATGTAACCTTACAAAATCTCACTGCCGAAGCAATTATTCCATCCAATACAACACTTGATGTTTGTAAACAAACATGTCGTACTATTTGTAAGAATATTGACAGTGTTCCATCGAGTAAGGTGAATGCATTGAAACCGATGGGGAAAATGCCATTCACTGGTGAATTCAATGAAGAGATGAACCCAATCAACGATACATTTTATCCACAGAGTCTTGATGGCAGTTGGATGTTTAAGGAGGAGACGACTGATTGTAGCAACGTCCCACAATCCGGTGTAGCGATCATCATTGTTTGTAGAGATAGATGGAAACAACTGAATAATACATTGTCCAGTCTGATTCCAGTTCTCCAAAGACAACATTTATGTTATCGAATATTTGTTATTGAACAAAAAGGTACTGGTATTTTGAACAAAGCTCGATTGATGAATGTTGGTTTCATTGAAGCACGTAAACGTTTCTATTTCAACTGTGCTATATTTCATGATGCTGacttaataccgttggatgacaGAATACCACATGGTTGTGATGAAGAGACGATGGAGAGTGTGGTTCATTTGAGTGTTGGAGTGAGTACATGGAATTATATTTTACCTTACAAATCATTGATTGgtggtgttttgaaaatatcaTCTGCACAATTTATACAGGTTAATGGTTATTCCAATAGTTATTGGGGTTGGGGTGGAGAGGACGATGATTTGGAGAGGCGACTGAAAGCATCAAATATTGTGTATAAACATATTGAAAAGTCAATAGGCAGATATCTGGCTCAACCTCATGATAAGCAGGTTAAAGGGAACATACGTTCAGTACTTGACTTATTAGAAAATGCCGTCAGTCGCATGTTAACTGATGGATTAAATTCTGTAAAATATAAAGTTTCAACCTATTTTGAGAAGCAACACTACACATATTTTTTGATTTCATTAGAATAA